From Pleuronectes platessa chromosome 17, fPlePla1.1, whole genome shotgun sequence, one genomic window encodes:
- the LOC128460622 gene encoding uncharacterized protein LOC128460622 produces the protein MAVTTSSPSQFELINWCKGESVDVKHALLLYGVPEGISREDIEETAGTIKALGKVKVRGKMFHPQQLSLMVLCECREEVDPSKIPPEIMPISGGRGWKAVYYTEPQLDNFEEKLLTFLQSEGRTLENIQGLCSPTKEGNSNPEDIIRAVGDVMSRTNKQPDSHPYRRLRTFSGVSPTPTGEESLDNWLEQAKLLVEEGECSDKEKRRRILESLKGPAFEIIQAVRLTQPDASPHEYIEAIESIFGIVESSEELYLSFRALHQQPGERLSEFLRRLERSLVKVVKGGGLSVSVANSARLEQLIRGSTSEIMLLQLKIRERSSNPPTFLNLLREVMEEEGRQSARQSQMAPMRPQRVRTIQAEKEKESESVSQSELRAQIQELRTQLEERNNPWPQPPSDDSFKGPTEKPKQKNESQSELQLLRKQVTALENKMSVMTVKYTSDPPREHTPQTHRYKAALGHKPAPFKVSSPKDNDEFFCYRCGENGHIATRCNAPENLQKVIRKLIRLVRVSPLPNKENPKPAAEEHCVARTNKVEVPENNTDLPEGLVGPSFIHTIKVNDVVCDALIDSGSNVTIIFESWYNKHLPGIPIKPLSCLGLWGLADTEYPYKGYIVVEMEFTEEITGVSGRVEVLALICPEPRNQQQTPVLVGTNTSLFRRLWELVKTKGDKNTVYSMRIQSVYAPVKAHEQLAKNEILGQIKWKGPGSLSIAPGAKYYATCKVERQSAPSKDLVLIDAPTAQLLPAGVLVQPGVLSDTDVDSNSFTVLIQNESKKTTSIPVGTIIAEMYAVDTVTPIQPSDLTAETVDPSLFNFGDSSIPEEWKSRLQQKLAKRRNVFSLHEWDVGLAKRVEHHIRLHDPRPFRERSRRLAPADIDDVRRHIQQLLAAGIITESRSPYASPIVVVRKKNGSIRICIDYRTLNNRTTPDQYTMPRIDDALDSLSGSQWFSVLDLRSGYYQIEMAPEDKEKTAFICPLGFYQFERMPQGITGAPATFQRLMEKAVGDMHFLEALVYLDDIIIFGKTLEEHEQRLLKVLDRLEEVGLKVSIDKCQFCQPRVKYVGHIVSADGIATDPDKLEVVKHWKVPTHLKPLKSFLGFCSYYRRFIANYSAIVRPLSELTKGYAPTWKDPNSKKSVDPSKVYFKPSEPFGERWTQACQEAFEQIRDCLINAPVLAFADPTKIYILHVDASMNGLGAVLNQEYPEGLRPVAFASRKLKDSEHNYPVHQLEFLALKWAVVDKFHDYLYGAKFIVRTDNNPLTYVLTSAKLSAVGHRWLAALATYDFTIQYRPGRHNIDADLLSRQYTPEEVKEWTSVPPAGIKALCKRACIREEADVPDRLVDQLGAPATAVPEAYVFPIEPDSKGVANVLVVTDSYTRYAQAFTTKDQKAITVARVLWEKYFVHYGLPARIDSDQGRDFESRLIKEILSMLGVRKSRTSPYHPQGDAQPERFNRTLLAMLGTLDTLKKQCWSQHITYLVHAYNCTKNDSTGYSPYYLMFGREARLPIDICFGISPNGESETSYQQYVARMKKELQNAYQLASDSATKNHLKNKARYDQRVRDLPLEKGDRILIQNMGLKGKHKLQDRWKSTPYVVLEKLPNLPVYKVKPEHGTGVVKTLHRDHLLPIGYMVRMFNPSDDTNSVRRPVTRAQLTRKRQSTKSTDKVEESDTESSSSEFETVPNPPDFDVVEVRRQMDIVNHLVENEESQSFEESESSEEDENPVVEPENQQLTETEYEEPHEDAATPLSDSDVPDTNDEPVEERHLEEGASSPQLNRARRDKAAKTARSESERSSTVRKSLRKPKPPMRLTYEKPGYQSCEPVTIMHHGMVIQLKLNPPDQDNEPRKKCKTSKRFMEEEEKRNHPSKLKRDKRCDEDIYTFRRGRV, from the exons ATGGCAGTCACAACAAGCAGTCCATCgcaatttgagttaattaacTGGTGCAAAGGAGAATCGGTAGATGTAAAACATGCCCTCCTTCTTTATGGAGTGCCTGAAGGTATTTCAAGGGAAGATATTGAAGAAACAGCAGGGACTATCAAAGCCTTAGGAAAAGTTAAAGTCAGAGGCAAAATGTTTCACCCTCAACAACTATCGCTGATGGTGTTATGCGAGTGTCGTGAAGAGGTAGACCCCTCTAAAATTCCCCCCGAGATAATGCCTATAAGTGGCGGAAGGGGTTGGAAAGCTGTCTACTACACAGAGCCTCAGCTTGATAACTTTGAAGAGAAGTTACTTACCTTTTTGCAGAGTGAAGGGAGAACCTTAGAGAACATCCAAGGTCTATGTTCCCCCACCAAAGAAGGTAACAGCAACCCTGAAGACATCATCCGTGCAGTCGGTGATGTTATGAGCAGAACGAACAAACAACCTGACAGCCACCCATACAGACGGCTGCGGACATTTTCTGGGGTCAGTCCCACCCCCACTGGAGAAGAGTCTTTAGACAACTGGCTGGAGCAAGCAAAACTCCTAGTAGAGGAAGGTGAGTgctcagacaaagaaaaacgaCGTCGGATATTGGAAAGTCTCAAAGGGCCCGCCTTTGAGATCATTCAAGCTGTGCGTCTGACTCAACCTGATGCTAGCCCCCATGAGTACATAGAGGCTATAGAGAGCATTTTTGGTATAGTAGAGTCCTCAGAAGAACTATATTTGTCGTTTAGAGCCCTCCACCAACAGCCTGGTGAGCGTCTGTCTGAGTTCCTACGAAGATTAGAGAGATCCCTTGTCAAAGTAGTAAAGGGAGGTGGTTTATCTGTTAGCGTTGCCAACAGCGCTCGATTAGAGCAGCTTATTAGAGGGTCCACCTCTGAGATCATGTTGCTTCAGTTGAAAATTAGGGAGCGGAGCAGTAATCCCCCTACATTCCTGAACCTGTTAAGAGAAGTGATGGAAGAGGAAGGTCGCCAGTCAGCCAGACAAAGCCAAATGGCACCCATGCGTCCTCAGCGTGTACGCACCATCCaagcagaaaaggaaaaagaatcgGAATCAGTTTCTCAGAGTGAACTGCGAGCTCAGATTCAAGAGTTGAGAACACAGTTAGAGGAAAGAAACAACCCATGGCCTCAGCCGCCATCTGATGATTCCTTTAAAGGTCCTACAGAGAaaccaaaacagaaaaatgaGTCACAGAGTGAACTGCAATTACTGAGGAAACAAGTGACAGCactagaaaataaaatgagtgTAATGACAGTTAAGTACACATCAGACCCCCCACGAgaacacacaccacagactcATCGATACAAAGCAGCTCTAGGCCACAAACCTGCTCCTTTTAAAGTATCCTCTCCCAAAGACAATGATGAGTTTTTCTGTTATAGATGTGGAGAAAATGGCCACATAGCCACCAGATGTAATGCCCCTGAGAACCTCCAGAAAGTCATCAGAAAGCTCATACGCTTGGTGCGAGTTTCCCCTCTTCCCAACAAAGAGAACCCAAAGCCTGCAGCTGAAGAGCATTGTGTAGCTAGAACAAATAAGGTTGAAGTCCCAGAGAACAACACTGACTTACCTGAAGGTCTTGTAGGTCCATCGTTTATACACACCATCAAAGTTAATGATGTGGTCTGCGATGCTCTCATCGACAGTGGGTCTAATGTGACTATTATCTTTGAAAGCTGGTATAACAAACACTTACCAGGTATCCCGATAAAACCCCTCTCCTGCCTTGGACTTTGGGGCCTCGCTGACACAGAGTATCCTTACAAAGGGTATATTGTTGTTGAGATGGAGTTTACTGAGGAGATCACTGGTGTGTCGGGACGTGTAGAAGTGCTCGCCTTGATTTGCCCTGAGCCAAGAAACCAACAACAAACCCCTGTGCTGGTTGGAACTAATACATCCCTGTTCCGCCGCTTATGGGAGCTGGTGAAGACAAAAGGTGACAAGAACACTGTGTACTCCATGAGAATTCAGTCTGTGTACGCCCCTGTTAAAGCACATGAACAGTTAGCCAAGAATGAAATCTTGGGACAGATAAAGTGGAAAGGACCCGGCTCACTTTCTATTGCTCCAGGTGCAAAGTACTATGCAACCTGCAAAGTAGAAAGACAGAGTGCCCCGTCAAAAGACCTTGTGCTGATCGATGCACCCACTGCCCAGTTACTCCCTGCCGGTGTGCTGGTGCAGCCTGGTGTGCTCTCAGACACCGATGTAGACAGCAACAGTTTCACTGTGCTCATTCAGAACGAATCCAAAAAGACAACTTCAATCCCAGTGGGGACCATCATTGCTGAGATGTATGCTGTGGATACAGTTACCCCAATCCAGCCTTCCGACCTCACAGCTGAAACCGTAGACCCAAGTCTCTTTAACTTTGGGGACTCCTCCATCCCTGAAGAGTGGAAGAGTCGGCTTCAGCAGAAGTTGGCTAAAAGGCGGAATGTTTTCTCGCTGCATGAGTGGGATGTTGGATTGGCTAAAAGGGTTGAACACCACATACGCCTGCATGATCCCAGACCCTTCAGGGAAAGGTCAAGGAGACTAGCCCCTGCAGACATTGACGATGTGCGGCGGCACATACAACAACTGCTGGCCGCTGGCATTATCACCGAGTCCCGTAGCCCCTACGCCTCACCGATAGTCGTAGTACGCAAAAAGAATGGGAGTATAAGAATATGTATCGACTACAGGACACTTAACAACCGCACCACACCAGACCAATACACAATGCCACGCATTGACGACGCTTTGGATTCCTTATCAGGCAGCCAGTGGTTCTCAGTCCTAGATCTGCGTAGTGGCTACTACCAGATAGAGATGGCTCCGGAGGACAAAGAGAAGACGGCGTTCATTTGCCCTCTCGGATTCTATCAGTTTGAGCGCATGCCACAGGGAATCACAGGAGCGCCGGCGACGTTTCAGCGTTTAATGGAGAAAGCTGTTGGCGATATGCATTTTCTGGAAGCCCTTGTGTATTTAGATGACATTATCATCTTTGGAAAAACACTTGAAGAGCATGAGCAACGTCTCCTCAAGGTACTTGATAGACTAGAGGAGGTCGGATTGAAAGTTTCTATTGACAAATGTCAATTTTGTCAGCCTCGAGTTAAGTATGTGGGTCACATTGTTTCTGCTGACGGAATAGCTACTGATCCAGACAAATTGGAAGTAGTAAAACACTGGAAAGTGCCCACTCACCTGAAGCCTCTCAAGTCCTTCCTCGGATTTTGCAGTTATTATCGGAGGTTTATTGCAAACTATTCTGCCATTGTCCGTCCACTCTCCGAGCTCACCAAGGGTTATGCCCCCACTTGGAAAGACCCCAATTCCAAAAAGAGTGTTGACCCAAGCAAAGTCTATTTCAAGCCATCAGAGCCATTTGGAGAACGGTGGACTCAAGCCTGCCAGGAGGCTTTTGAGCAGATCCGTGACTGTTTGATCAATGCCCCAGTATTGGCATTCGCTGACCCCACTAAGATTTATATCTTGCATGTGGACGCCAGTATGAATGGGCTAGGCGCTGTCCTGAACCAGGAATATCCTGAGGGCCTCAGGCCAGTAGCTTTTGCCAGTCGCAAGCTTAAAGATTCAGAGCACAACTATCCAGTCCATCAATTGGAATTTCTGGCATTAAAATGGGCTGTCGTGGACAAGTTTCACGATTACTTGTATGGAGCTAAATTTATTGTAAGAACTGACAACAACCCGTTAACATATGTGTTGACCTCTGCCAAACTCAGTGCAGTCGGACATCGTTGGCTCGCTGCCCTTGCCACCTACGATTTCACCATCCAGTATCGTCCTGGGAGGCACAATATCGATGCTGACTTATTGTCTCGACAATACACTCCAgaagaggtcaaagagtggACTAGTGTCCCACCTGCTGGCATCAAAGCCCTCTGCAAGCGAGCCTGCATCAGAGAAGAGGCAGATGTGCCTGATAGATTGGTGGATCAGCTGGGAGCTCCCGCCACTGCAGTACCAGAAGCTTATGTGTTCCCA ATAGAGCCGGACTCTAAAGGTGTTGCTAATGTGTTAGTAGTGACAGACAGTTATACACGTTATGCACAAGCATTCACTACGAAAGATCAAAAGGCTATCACTGTTGCAAGAGTATTGTGGGAGAAGTATTTTGTGCACTACGGCCTACCTGCACGGATAGACTCGGATCAGGGCCGAGATTTTGAAAGTCGCCTGATCAAAGAGATCTTGTCCATGCTTGGGGTTCGGAAGTCAAGAACATCCCCCTACCACCCTCAAGGGGATGCACAACCAGAGAGGTTCAATCGAACGCTTTTAGCAATGCTCGGTACCCTGGACACTCTAAAGAAACAGTGTTGGAGTCAACATATCACCTACCTGGTACATGCGTACAACTGCACAAAGAACGATTCCACGGGATACTCACCGTATtatctcatgtttggaagggaggCAAGGTTACCCATTGACATCTGCTTTGGAATCTCACCAAATGGTGAAAGTGAAACCTCCTACCAACAGTACGTTGCCAGGATGAAGAAAGAGCTGCAAAACGCTTACCAGTTGGCATCTGATTCTGCTACAAAAAATCATCTGAAAAACAAAGCACGATATGACCAGCGTGTGAGAGACTTACCTTTAGAGAAAGGTGACAGAATCCTCATTCAGAATATGGGTCTAAAAGGAAAGCATAAACTCCAAGATCGATGGAAATCAACACCGTATGTTGTCCTGGAGAAGTTGCCTAACCTGCCAGTTTACAAGGTCAAACCAGAGCATGGTACAGGTGTAGTCAAAACTCTCCATCGAGACCACCTGTTGCCCATCGGTTACATGGTCAGGATGTTTAACCCCTCAGATGATACAAACTCTGTTCGGAGACCTGTAACAAGAGCTCAACTTACCCGGAAACGTCAAAGTACCAAGTCTACTGACAAAGTAGAAGAAAGTGACACAGAGTCGTCAAGCTCAGAGTTTGAAACTGTCCCCAATCCTCCAGATTTTGATGTGGTTGAGGTCAGGAGACAAATGGACATTGTGAATCACCTTGTGGAAAATGAAGAGAGTCAGAGTTTTGAAGAGAGTGAAAGCTCAGAAGAGGATGAAAATCCTGTGGTGGAACCAGAAAATCAACAACTCACAGAAACAGAGTATGAGGAACCCCATGAAGATGCTGCAACTCCTCTATCAGACTCTGATGTCCCAGACACAAATGATGAACCTGTGGAAGAACGACATTTAGAAGAGGGAGCGAGCTCGCCTCAGTTAAACAGAGCCAGAAGGGATAAAGCCGCTAAAACAGcaagaagtgaaagtgaaaggtcTTCTACAGTCCGGAAATCTCTGAGAAAACCAAAACCACCTATGAGATTGACCTATGAAAAACCTGGTTACCAGTCCTGTGAACCAGTTACCATCATGCACCATGGTATGGTTATTCAACTCAAGTTAAACCCTCCAGACCAAGACAACGAACCAAGGAAAAAGTGCAAAACATCAAAAAGGttcatggaggaggaagagaaaagaaatcaCCCTTCCAAGTTAAAGAGGGACAAAAGGTGTGATGAGGACATCTACACATTCAGAAGAGGGAGGGTGTAG